The genomic DNA GTGTCAGCTGTGGCACATGTGGTTAAATCTCCTCCTCTTGACTTGTGGGTAATTTTGCCCACTTTGTACTTTCCTTGGCGTTATCACAGGGTATCTTTGGCCTCTGTGACCAGAAGTTGTGCAAACTTCCCTCACATCTTTAAATACACATGGGCATTTCCAGTCTTGAGGCTGCAGTTCCACATTTTTTGGCAATTTTAAAGTTGCTGCTTGTTGTGTGTTGCATACCGGCTTTCATTTGCTTGCAGCTTGTAAACTTTGTGTTCAGCATTACAACAAACTGACTCCCTGCTATAGTGCATTAAAACAGGATGGCATAGGAACAGTCTGTTTATGTCTTCTCAGTTCGAAAGCTTTTGTGATAACTGCAGCTTTTTGGACTCACAACAAACTGGCTTGAATGCTTGGCATCTGACTTGGTCAAAACATCTTGCTTGAAGCACTGTGAAGCATTCATCCACAGTGCCGTCGTCTCTCCGGTAGAGAACATTACATAACCGCCATCACCTCGTCATCTCTTCACAGCCAGTGGGGAGTCAGAGCAGACTTTCATTCAGTCCTGGGAGGAGGGACAGTCTGTTCACACAGTCAGAGTGGGCCAGCAGGACACTGAGACGAGCTCTCAGACCACCACAGTGACAGAGCTGTTGACGGATGAGCAACAAGGATGGAGAAAGGAAGACTTGTGGTCTGCCCTACTTAATCGCCATCCTCCTTTCCCCTTTGCCCCACCTTTTCATTATGTGAAACAGCCAGGTATTTGCACTTTTGATACCAGCCAGAGGTTATTTTTCAGTTTGCTATCACAAAATCTCATCCCAGAATCTCTGAATCTATCATTATGGCTttgatttcaaagaaaaaaggtgcttaaaatgtattttactgcACCAACCTTGCACTTGATGACATCACTTAATGTACATTGCATTTTCTCAAAGCCTTAAATATAAACCAGACATGTGCGAGTATTTAACCCTGCTTCCAAGCTTTTTCAGTTTGAGGTCTGTGCATGTTTGCTTATTTGGAatgaaaaatgtctcttatgTTTCTCTGACATTGTCAGCTAAGCTCAGCTTGTCAAAAATGAGCTCAATGGATAGACTACTGCAACCATCAACAGCACAGCAAGATGATTGGTTTGTTTACTTCGACCACACCCTGAGCCTTCTCTCCCCTGAACAATGTGAGTttctttgtgtgaaaatgtgacttCTGAACATTTCTTAAAACTTAAACGCAAAACAAGAAACCcttcaaagatttaaaatgttaagcCTTTTAAGGTTCATTAACTTTCCATTTTTGCTCCTCCcagtccctccctctgctcAGATCGAGCTTCGGGAAGAGGATGAGCAGGTCATCTATGATTCAGAGCAAGAGCCGACCAATGAGGAGACAATTAAGAGGCTGCAGGAAATGGTGATGTTGGTAGACAAGCTGACAGAGGCAGAAGGTTTAGAAAGGAATCTAAGGGAAGTGAGGTATTTGGAGGACAGACTCCAGGAAGTGGATGAGATGGCAGAGAAACTTCAGGAAGTAATAGAAGAGGAATTAGGTaaggaggaggtggaaaagTTAAGAGAGGAATTTGCACAGACAGAGCTGGAGCAACAAGTGCGAGTGGGAGGTGTAACAAAAACTGTGGTGATGAAATccataaggagcatagaaaaaCAAGACGGTGAAGAGGATGAACTGGAGCAGCAGATAAAGGAGGTGTTCTTGAAAGGCTTgtatgaggaggaagaggccgAGGGGAAGCAGGAGACTAAAATAGAGGTCATAGGTGAGGGTCAGTTTGATGACAACTTGATAGAGAAGCTGCGTGGGATAGAACAGGAATGGAAGGAGGAAGCTGAGGTCAAGATGTCAGGCGTCCCTGGTACCACTTCTGTAGTAGCTGACCAGAAGGTGGAGCGTAGGACCAAGAAGAGAGTGACTATTGTGGAAGATAGAGAGCCTAATCAAGAAATAATGGTCGGCAGGATGTTAGAAAAAGTTGTAGAGAAGCTGCAGGCTGAGAATGAACGTGAGGCGGCATATGGCGATGTCTGGTTCATACTGTTAGACCGTCCTCCATACACAGCTGTTGTCAAACCACAAGGTACAGTATTTCATTCTGCAAACAGCTTTACATTGATACAACCCTCTGTAATACTACACTATTTCACTGTATTTTCCTTCTTCAATCACACGTAAGGTGTTAAAGTAACAGTAGAGTCTGCCAAAAGTGTTTGAGATGCTGCGATGGATTTGCAATATTTAttcctttttaaatgatttcataCAAGTGAAAACAGTTAACACTGCCCTGCTTCTCTTACGGTGAGGTTTTGGACGATATTTGTGCCAAGGTTCAAAGATTCTCTGTGTTTACTTCCATCATTAGTTGTGACTGTGGAACGTGCTCAGGTGGATGAAGGCGAGTATTTCACCTCAAACACCAAGATTTCAACCTTTGAGGAGAAAATTGAGATTACAGCTCTTCAGAAAAAGACCAAGCTTTTTGTGGAAGAAAGGAAagtggaagaagaggaagtatGGCGTGCCTCTGAGATTCCTCCACAACAGACCGTCATAGAAAGAGACGATGACTGGTTTATTTTGCTGGATGTAATTCCCAGACAAACTCCTTATGTACCACCAGGTATTCTTTGTGCTGCTTTTGGCTTTGCTCTCTTGTGCTTGATTTAGTGCCTGAGGAAATATTTCTCACTGCTTGTATTTCTCCCGACTTTACTTCAGTTTCCTCGAAGAGAAGAGGCGAGTTAGACGCAGAAAGTTTTGTCCTGGTGGTGGAAACTGCAGCTGTGCAGGAGATTGGAGAAGAAGTGTCCGAAGAGAGAAAGATAATAGAAAAGGCaccaagagaactacaagtaaTCCCACTGCAGCCAGTGACAGACAGAGATGATGACTGGTTTGTGTTGCTTGATGTTGTTCCCAGAGAAACATCATATGTTCAACCAGGtacttcaaaaataaatgatttgtgCTTCTCTCACAGCTTTATGAAAGCAAGCAATTATCCTGAGCTTCGCAAACATCCTTAAATCACCCTGTACAGTCCAGTGTGTGAGGATTTTCTCTCTTGTCTTACTTACTGTTTTAGAGCGTGTTGAAGTGTCTCCAGAAGAACGTGTCTCTctggttgaaataaaaaacGTCAAAAAACGGGAGGAAAGCTCAGAAGTTGTGACATCAGGCGTAGAAATGAAACAGCCGCAAAGTGAAAAGCAAGTAGTAGCCCTTCCACAGACTGTGAGACAGATAGAAGATGACTGGTTTTTGCTGCTGGAGGCTTCCACCAGAGAAACATATGTGCAACAAGGTATTGTTGATTTTCCCTCAAATCTCGCAGTTTAAAAGCTATATATACACATTTGTCACATCACAGCTTCATTCTTTATTCATTAGTTACCGCAGAAGAGTATGTTCCTGAAGAAAGCATTTCCGTCCAATCTGACGTAATCAAAGTGGAGTCCAGAGTGAAGGTCGTAGTGGAAGAAATTGCAGGAATTGTGCTTGAGAAAGAGGACAAGAATCTTTCCAAGCAAATCCTTCCAGAGCAGAAAATACCCGAAGCAGTCAGGGAAAGGGATGACGACTGGTTTCTTCTGCTGGATGTCATTCCTAGAGAAACTGAATTTGTGCCTCCAGGTACTTGCCTCCTTCAAATAACTTTTCAAGTCAACAACTATTCAAGGATGAATTTTCTGTATAAAATATACAGCACTTGTCCAATTCTTTTCCTTTTGGCTGAGGCTTGagtgtaagttgtgtttgtttacagcgtCTCTGGCAGCCACAAGCCGAATGTTTGCAACTGTTCAACCTCGAATTGAAGTGAAAAGCACAGAGCAGACGTTGCAGCAGGTTGAGTTTGAGCAGATTACACTGCAGCCTTCACAGCCTCTGCAACAGAAAGATGATGACTGGTTTGGGCTGTTTGATGCTATTCGCGAAGAGGCAGTCATAGTACCATCAGGTATAAAGTTCATAAATGTCTGCACCCTATCATAATTAGTTTACATCGGGTGGATATACTGAAGTTGTTCAGCTTCTTTTGAACCATCTCTGTTTGTGCCAGTTTCTCCTGTTGAGATTGTTCCGGATATGAGGAAGTTGCCGGAGGTTGAGGTGAAAACCACAGAGACCACAACATGGAAGGAGATGATAATTGGTGTGGAGACCAGACAGGTTGAGACACGTTTGTCTGAAATTAGAACAAGTCAAGCTGCACTGCTTTccgagagagaaggaggagacgaTTGGTTTGGTCTGTTCGACATCGTGCGTGAAAAACCTGTTGTCATACCACCAGGTACATTTACAGAAGACTCTTCTTAcactatgataaaaaaaagttgttaagAGGTTGCTTATCtgatttttaaactgaaatagctcaaacaaaaaacaattttaaatgaTATATATTACCTGCATTTCATCTGTTAGTTGCTGTGGTTGAGCGTTTTGTGGATGTGGTAGCAGCTGCTGAACAAAAACCAAAACTCTTCATGGAAGATGTAAAGCATGCTGTTAAGTTTGTGGAGATTGAAGCACCACAACCAAGACAGGTGGACGATGACTGGTTTGTGCTGTTGGATGTTGCAGAAAGGACATCAGGTATTCTATTGTTTGAATTATCTgtaatatatttcatttttctgaatCTGTGTTCTGACTGGGAAGACTTTGTGTGCATTCTACATCAGTGGCTGTGGATGAACGTCTCCGTATACCTGCTGAAGTCAGACCAGCCAAAGTGTTAGACGTCAAAGAGCAGAGAGTTACGGTAGTGGAGGAGAGGTGGCAGCAGGGTAAGGTGGTGCAGCAGAAACCACGCCCGGAAGTgagagaggtggaggatgaTTGGTTTATTCTGCTGGACGTGGCCACTAAGAAATCAGGTATTAATAAAATGACTTAGTCCGTTTACTCATACAAACAGCTATATACAAGTTTATTTTCTTACTTAGTAACTGTGTTACACAAAAAGGaatcatttagtttttaatttaatagttCTGCTTTTATTCAGCTAGGCAGTCTGTTTACTTGAACTTGTAAGGGTACTAATATTTATTGTATTTCCAAAATAATACCTACTTGTGTATGTTATTTAGTCGCTGGCCTTGAGCGTGACCAGTTCCCAGCAGAGAAGAGAGCTCCACCTGCTGCAACCAAAACACTGACTGTTATTTCCAAGATGAGACCTCAGTTTGAGGAACGGATCCTGGATGAAAGACGTCCTGTCACGCATACACATATTCATGATGATTGGTTTGTTCTTCTAGATGTTGGACAAAAGAAGTCAGGTATTTTGttcacagtgtttgttgtttttgcagataAACGGCTCGCTTGCTTTGTTTGCTTCAAGAAACACTTCTTAACATTTGTACAGCACGTCAGCAGGTGTCTGACTGTCCTGCACAAGAGGATATGTCCTCTGATGGCCACGCCTTTCAGCCACGCTGTGTTTTACTACTTGGAAAAAAACGTCTTCTTAATCTCAGCTTTTCGCTGGTTTTACAACATTGAGCTGTGTAGCTCACTGCAGCCTAACATCTTCTACCTTCGCGTCCTTTTCCTAAACTTCACCAGAAATAAGCGATGCTTTTGCTCTTATTCCACTTGGTGGATTTTTGCTTTTGGTCCACTCTTTTCTAGCAAGAGGCGTATCAGGTACAGTATTCCCCTGCAGCGTGTGTTAACACTAAGGCTTGAGACTGTAAGTATAATGTGGCTGTTCACATAGTTGCACTTTTGGCTgtcaatgtgtttttatctgtatCTGTTCAAATGTGCAATTCACTCTATGGGGGACTTATTGTCAAACGTGCTTAAGATTTtgcgccccctcctccccattCCACGATgcattgatttaaaatatatgtTATTAAATTAACGTTTCCATTTTGTCTGTATCCCTTTAGTTGTGAGCACACATAGGGGCACCCGTCCCGTCAGTGCTCCGGTCTTCTCCCAGGCCGCTCTGGCAGAGGCAGGCATCCCCATGGCCCCTTTCGATCAGCCCCAGACCTCCACCCCCATCAAGACCGGCCGtctggaggagaggaagctgGAGGTCACCGTAGAAGCTGTGGAGCCCTCAAAGATCGAGACTGTGGTTGAGGTCAAGGTATTGTATTTCTCAGTCTGTTTCTTTTAATGTCTGTAATGTAATTTTAATGTAATGCATGTTTGCAGTGAAAATTAAGCATCTTATGTGTgtagaccataaatatctcacAGGGTAGACGGTGCAAGCAAAAGGATAgagaatgtttttattatgtctTCCTGCCTTTTTGATAGATAACTATAaaggatacatttttaaatgtaattgctTCATATTCTTCATCTTTAAACTCTCATTGAATAATAGTAGTGAGCAGAGACTGTTCTCTGTGTCTGAGAATGACCTGTGTCTCTCTTGCTGCTGTAGCCAGCAGTGTGGAGAAACCAGAGAGAAGTAAACTCTTCACTGATAACCACCATCAATGGGGACATGCAGGTTAGTGTCAGACACTGGCCTCTGAACAAGTTCGCTGCTCACAAGACTTGTTTCAACTTATagctgaggtgtgtgtgagttaaaGCAGAGGATGCTAACACgtgtccctctctcctcccctggGTTAGCACGAGTCTGAGGCCGTGAGCACGGAGGTGGTGCGAATGCGAAAGGTCAGACTCTTTAGCCTCGTGTGCGTCTCCGTAGCCATTTCTCTACCTCCATTCTTATGATGTTGAGCTTCTCATCCCAAACGAATTCCATCCTCTTCTCATGTTGTGCTTCTGTACAGCTAGGTCTTTAATGAAATCCACAGCAGGTTTGATGCTCATACAGTGTATCTAAAGAGGtagacaaaagtaaaaaaaaaaaaaaaaaaaatgaaataccaGTATATGACTTTTCATATACtggtatttgtatatttttctctCCAAGAATCTTTTAATTCTCATCATTTAGGTTCATTGTTCCTCATTGCTTGCTGTAGTTCTAAACCCTTGAATGCTCACATGCATGACAATAGAATAAATGTACCTTACAAAAAAAGGCATGATATGTGTTTATCACTCTAACATTGTTGCTTTCTCAtcataaaaatagaaaacctAAGACTTAGGTTGTCAGTACTTTGCAGATTGGCCGACACAGCCACCAGAAATATTCTGCATGCAGTCTCGTCACAGCTGTCTGGTCTCTTCCTATTAACACTGTACTGTATTTTTGTAGTTTGCATGTCTCTGGGGGGGGGCAGGTTGATGCAAGCACACAGGGAAACTGAAACAAACCCacactcttttgttcttttcatttttcacagaAAAGAGCTAAGAAAATTGAGGGTGACTCAATTTATATGAGACATAGCCTTTTAATGTTGGAGGTTTGTATTCCTTCAGGAGGCGTCCGTCTCTGTATTTTCTTGCTCTTTGGCACATCGGCTGCTGTTTAATAACACGCTTGCATGTTGCATAATTCACACTTTCTGCGTCAGCTTAATCGATGGCTGtagaaatatttgaaatgtatttgtgtgtgtgtgtttatgtgtgtggcAATGTGACTCTAATCCTGGTGTTTCAGGAGACTGCTGTTGAATTTACAAATAACCAGTATAGAATTATGCTCTAGATTCACCTACAAAGACAAACTTGTTGAGGATGTCTTGCTCTATAGCATCCTAAAATGTTCCTGAATGATCGGCACTGTGATCAGTTAGGATAGTAGGGGAGTGAAAGAGCTTTACCAGGGTCcatttatatatgttttttcttcCAGATCATCAGTATTCTCCTGCTCTGCTTTTGCTATTACTACATCCATCACATTTTGTAACCTGCCATTAGCCATTTTTTTAGCTGTTatgcaaatgaaatgttttggcAATAGAAATAATGTCACAATGAAGTAATGGCACATCTTTGCTCTTGTTCATAAAAGAGATGATGTTTGGATAAACACTTAACATGAAGTTGCTCTTTTGCACCACAATAAGCCATAAATGATAGTGAACACTTTTGTTCTCTGGATAGAATATTGTCCGCAGTACATTTGGAATTAGTATCTTGCTAATGAAGACCAACTTGGTGCTAAATGTTGAGAAATCTGCGCTGCTTCTTTTGCTTTTGATCATGTGTGTGAGATGATCAGTTTTCCGTTTATACTGACGCTTCATCTTTGATGACTTCAACTGCTCTTTGATTTGCAGCCTGTCTTAATAAAGTGTGTCACTGCCAGCCTAATGCTATAAGAATAGCTGTGCATATACTTATAAACTATATAGTTTATAGCTCCTACCCATCCAAGTAATTATCAGCTTTGATAAATCACAGCACTGTCTCCTCTGAATCTTTCATTTATCAACACTAGTTTGACAGCATGAATAAACTGCTGGGCTTGATTTCTAAATTTTATAAAGGAGTTGCTGTTCATCTATCAAGAATCCACATAGTATGATTAAATAGATCAAGGTCCCTTCTTAATTAATGATCCTGTAGAATCACAAATTAATCCTgcttctgctttttatttaatctgcaGTAAAACACAGAAAGCATCATCTaacttattttttctctccGTGTGTTGATCTCTCCCACCTACGAACATATCCCCAATCTTTCCTTTCCCTGCTCATCCAACTTTCACTTCTTACTTGTATGTCTTATTTTCCTCCcttttttgttgtcttgatCAACCATACCCCTCTCCATGCACCCTCCACACCGTCTGTCCCTTCACATCTTTCCTCTGTGTAGGAGTTCGATAAACCTCATGAGGACCTGCTCAAGCATCATGCCAACATCAGCGAGCTGAAGAGGAACTTCATGGAAGCTGTCCCAGAGCAGAGGCCCAATGAGTGGGACAAGCGCCTGTCCACACACTCTCCATTCCGCACCCTGGGGATCAATGGTCAGCCTCTGCCCAGTGCAGATGGGGTAAGTCTCCTCCAGAAACCATCCACCATCAagtccttttttaaaagttgattatttctttacctctctgtgtTAGAACtggtaaaaacaaagaagtacttcatgaaaatatccATCATGTAGAgtaaaaaaatactgaattgACTTGATGAAAACTGTATGTTTTCATGGCTCTGCATTCTCAGGGATTTTTGTAATTCATGTTAAACTGCAGTGCACTTGTGAGAGCAGTGTGCATGGATTTTTAATGGAATAGAAGAACCTGAAATTTTCTCATACATGAAAGTGTTAGTTATTTTAAGACTGCTCTGTTTGGCCTCATTCTATTTTTAAACGATGAACACATCCAAACAAAAGGAATTGATTGAAGAAGGGATCAGGCTCTTCTAGTGGTTGTTCTCATCTCTCTTCTAGTGTAATggattgtgtgtgcatgtacagaCCTATTCAAGGCTTTAGCATGTGGATAACAGAACAGCACATGCATGTGAATGATGAATGCAATTGGACTCGTTGAATGAGGTCTGTACTTTTGTTCATCCCCTTGAAAAAAGACTGTTGTGGGCGAGGCATCTTTTGGGACAGGTTGTCCCCTCTCTGAGAGCACACTTTAGCTCATCTTATCTGCACTGGATGCCTCTGAACCTTGACATGTTTGTACTGCATGACTGACTGACCCGACGATCAGAGTGTACTGCATGACTAAAAGTTGACCCTCTCATGAATTTCTGCACGTTCTGTCTCTGGGCAGAATGAACTCTTCCCCCTTCCtctgttcattcattcattctcttCTGTTTATTTCGCTATGTGCACTTGCACTTTCTTTTATGCACCACATTTTTGGCTGCCGTTTCCTCAACAGCCTCAGTTTTTTTCCATGATGAGACAAAGCCTCATTCACAGTGATATCAGCTGTTTTTTGCCCCATAACTGAcaataaatgcaacaataacATGATTCTGGTATTAAATAGTATAAAACTATaatttttaaaagctttcagCAAAGTTATTCACTGGACTAGAAATATACCCCAAGTCTAATGGAAGCTGCTCTtacatgaataaacaaatgtgaTCTACTGAGGTTCAATGAGCATGCCTTTTGGCGAGACGTTTACTCAACTGCCCCATAACTGTTTGGACCAATTACACTTTTACACTCAGATTAATGCCCCCAAGTTCACTATTCTGTCAGGAGGCATTAGAGCTGCACTAGAATCAGGGCAAAGAAAAGCTGACAGCTCAGATTGTGTAGTGAGGAGATGAATGAGGACACAAATACTACATGTCAAATGTAAGCAGTCAGCAATGTGACACTGGTCAGATGCTGTATGCCTAGTGGAGTGGACACACACCGATTCAAGCCAGTTTTTCATCCACTCATTCCTCAGTTGAGTTTTAAAAGGACCTCCTGTGAGAAACACAACGTTGTAAACAGCTGTAGAGTTATTCCTGCTAATGCTTAGGGGCTTGAATACCAGGGCTCATTAATAATGAGCTACAGCAGGATGCTCAGATGCTAAAGCTATAGGCTCTAAGCTCCTGACAATAACAACAtctaccactgttttctgttaACTTCAGATTCCAGATTTCCAGTTCAGTGCTTTGTTGCTATCTAACTGCCTCCAGCCAAAACAAATGTCATTAACACACAACAACTCACTGCACTCCACTGCCACTCCAAAAGGAGCATCTGCACATTAATGCAATATTGAAACTTTATATTGCATATTGCATATGGCACATTATTCCTATATTGTGCAGGCCTGCTGCCTGAGTGGATgtccttctgtttttgttttcttggacatggaacaaaacaaatgcacGTTAACATGCATGTGTCAATAACGTTTCCATGCTCTGAACTAAAAGAATTACAACCAAATCCCTTTACTGCTCAAATGATGGCTCTGCCATGCCTTATTATGCAACTTATACTTTTACTAGTTAAGTACATTTTCCGtcattgaaaacatttcaaaattcCTCCCTGTCatctctcttccctcctcctcctccccccagTTTGTCATCCGTCTCCCACGCGGCCCCCTGCTAGACTTCTACTCCAAGCGCAGCTGAGGGGCCGTTTCGACCCTGCGGAGCTCCCACacaggtgtgagtgtgactcGTGGAGACCGGGACTAGTCCATCTGTACCCATCAGCCTCTAGCTCActcttctcctcctgtcctTCCTTCGCCTCTTCTTCAACATCACTGTAGCATTCTTCCATCTCCCATCCTCTGCTTCACTTTAGAAGCCGCCCCCTTTTTTTCGGGCTTCTTCGGAACAGGACGTTTGTTCTGTCTGTTTCCAACTGCAAATCTAAAGACTTTTTTTGTCCGACCAAAACTGTTCTCCAAAGACTGATTACGACTGGATATGACAATCAACAAACTCTTAtacatttttgtgatttttgacGCATTTGTCTCTTAGACTTTTATTCAACCAGTGTTACCTAACTACTGACTTTTATCTAGAGGTTTTTAATGTCATACCATATCACTTTGAGCCTGCTTTTATACACATCTTGAGGTGCATTTATATATTGGTTGTGTTGGATAAGCTGATCACTGTGATGACATTTTTGGACAtgattttaaacacatgaaTTATGCACTAAACACAGCAGTCTTGTAATCAGAATATTCTAGTATTTCTAGTATTTCCTGTGATTGGAGACCTGAGGCAGCTTTATTGTAATACTTCTTAACCTCCTCGTCCTGCACAAGTCTTTGGCAAGGCAGTATGTAGCAAAAATATTCCTGGTTGCATGACCTCTTGACAATCAACTTTGACCAAGAATAAAAGTCCTCCCATATACAACTCATATTGTAGTTTTGTTCCTTTCAAGGACCCTGGGATTGTATAAATGCAGTGTCAGATTATTCATCACTTTTCAGTTAACTATCCATCAAAAATAGTCATGGGCATGCCATTTCTTAATTGTAAATACTTATTGAAAGAAAATTAAAgccaagaaaaaaatatcaatattaaTATGAAAGATAGTCATGGATGAGGTAAACAATATGTAGCAGGACTTCTATGTAATAGCGATCCTATTTAGAACCTGAAGCACATGTAGGAGCATAagtatgaaaaagaaaactggtTATAAAGGGATACAGTTTTGTTCAGCAGTGGAATTACAGCAGTGTCTATGTCGTCACATAACATGTAATGCAGTGTGTTTAGATACTGTACATGCCATTGTAAATAgatacatattttaaacatgcatGCATTTATGTGAAAATAAGTTATAGACCGTGTAAGAAGAAAATGCTTGGCCCATCCCATGACTACATAGTGACTGAGTTATGTCTTTTTTAGAGTGCGTGCATTAGTCTCCTTTGCAATGGTTCAGAGACGAAGGCTTCGCATACCAAAACCAGCACCAACGTGGGCTTTTCAGGCAAAACGAGTCCCACTGTGAGCCACACGGGTGAGCCTGATAGTGGTGATTCCCACCTCGGTGATCCAGTTGAGGAAGAGTCTTTTGATCAGGAGGAGGTCGTAGTGTTTGAGACCTCCTTACTGCCCATCATAGAGGAGGAGATGGCGCAGCTGCCTCCCTCCCTCGACCCCTGCTGTAGAGGTTTAAATGAgacccaagaagaagaagaagaaggatcaAACCCAGAAGTGATGGAGGGCTCGGGGAGGATAGTTGGATCTTCCCAAGCTTCCTATTTCAGGAGCGATGGTCCACGGGTCATATGCTGCTTCCAGGTAGCCTCATGACCACCTCAGGGTGACACTGACTCTTTCACTGCTTGCCTGCTGTATAATCCAAAGGCTGCCCCACCTGCTCACTCCCTTGCAGCACCATGACAATTGAAAACTTGAATTGGTTCAGCTCACTAAACAGTGTAGTGTGATTAACCAGTAAGATTATCACGTTAAAATGTAACTGAATGCTGCAGAGGGGTGTGCTAAGCTCTCCACTATGGTGATGGGTCACTTTAACACTAGCACATTCTTCTCTGCCCCAAAATGACATTGACATCACTTTCGTCATCTTTCTTATTGCTTTGATAATTTCCATTTCCCCGTTTCTTCGGTTGTATCTGGTGGTGGGA from Labrus mixtus chromosome 11, fLabMix1.1, whole genome shotgun sequence includes the following:
- the LOC132984087 gene encoding uncharacterized protein LOC132984087 isoform X4; its protein translation is MTTEASAVSEADTEGKQKASGAEPEPEPEPENKQKPEAAVSDPEGEPSSKKAQEQTAEPGTAEVVTSPEEEQLKPRTRTSAGKGLSRLFSSFLKRRSQCSEGEGFEAEKAREDKADTEEKADKTGEKKEGEVKGEEEEAKVEEKKPEEKPEEKPEAKEVKKKDEGNVEKKEEKKKEEEKVEKKGSKKKKKEAKKKVEKKDADKVKQEEVKREEEKVKKEDKKDDEQVKKDEEKDEENVKKEEKKEDEKVNKEEKKEDEKVNKEEKKEDEKAQQSVEKEEDKSETKEEKEPTDVKDKEAEAEKKESKEGENTDKKVAKRKEKEEKVKKKEEEKAKRKAEEEERHKKREEEKAKKKEEEKAREAEKAKKKEEEKAKEAEKAKKKEEEKAKEAEKAKKKEEEKAKEAEKAKKKEEEKAKKKEEEKIKEEPTKKDEEKVKEEVKKKDEEKEEEKTEKKQKKEEEKGKKKEKGKNKGKKEGKSLSDEQVKAPIAAPEPELKTEPEAEQAPDQHSVSSAEAQPAQEKHKDEESINKEPDAVEEVKEEDTEKKEEEPTEQNNDAKEEEKAKEVTKKEKPAKEKKTEKKPEEAKGSKRLKTMQCKVTLLDDTLFECELDKHAKGQELITKVCDHVNLLEKDYFGLAHGEATTSKTWLEATKEIRKQVPGAVYEFTFNVKFYPPDPAQLTEDLTRYFLCVQLRKDIMSGVLPCSFVTLSLLGSYAAQSELGEYDPETHGTDYVKDLSLAPGQSKELEDKVMELHRTYRSMSPAQADMLFLENAKKLAMYGVDLHQAKDLDGVDITLGVCSNGLMVYKDKLRINRFPWPKVLKISYKRSSFFIKIRPSELEQYESTIGFKLPNYKASKKLWKVCVENHTFFRVPTVEPPSSRRFLVLGSKFRYSGRTQAQTRQASSMIDRPAPRFTRSASKRLSRNLDGSMSAGDETLQLLQQLSASVRTEVDDWSLKLTSDQPRPSSEFPASGESEQTFIQSWEEGQSVHTVRVGQQDTETSSQTTTVTELLTDEQQGWRKEDLWSALLNRHPPFPFAPPFHYVKQPAKLSLSKMSSMDRLLQPSTAQQDDWFVYFDHTLSLLSPEQFPPSAQIELREEDEQVIYDSEQEPTNEETIKRLQEMVMLVDKLTEAEGLERNLREVRYLEDRLQEVDEMAEKLQEVIEEELGKEEVEKLREEFAQTELEQQVRVGGVTKTVVMKSIRSIEKQDGEEDELEQQIKEVFLKGLYEEEEAEGKQETKIEVIGEGQFDDNLIEKLRGIEQEWKEEAEVKMSGVPGTTSVVADQKVERRTKKRVTIVEDREPNQEIMVGRMLEKVVEKLQAENEREAAYGDVWFILLDRPPYTAVVKPQVVTVERAQVDEGEYFTSNTKISTFEEKIEITALQKKTKLFVEERKVEEEEVWRASEIPPQQTVIERDDDWFILLDVIPRQTPYVPPVSSKRRGELDAESFVLVVETAAVQEIGEEVSEERKIIEKAPRELQVIPLQPVTDRDDDWFVLLDVVPRETSYVQPERVEVSPEERVSLVEIKNVKKREESSEVVTSGVEMKQPQSEKQVVALPQTVRQIEDDWFLLLEASTRETYVQQVTAEEYVPEESISVQSDVIKVESRVKVVVEEIAGIVLEKEDKNLSKQILPEQKIPEAVRERDDDWFLLLDVIPRETEFVPPASLAATSRMFATVQPRIEVKSTEQTLQQVEFEQITLQPSQPLQQKDDDWFGLFDAIREEAVIVPSVSPVEIVPDMRKLPEVEVKTTETTTWKEMIIGVETRQVETRLSEIRTSQAALLSEREGGDDWFGLFDIVREKPVVIPPVAVVERFVDVVAAAEQKPKLFMEDVKHAVKFVEIEAPQPRQVDDDWFVLLDVAERTSVAVDERLRIPAEVRPAKVLDVKEQRVTVVEERWQQGKVVQQKPRPEVREVEDDWFILLDVATKKSVAGLERDQFPAEKRAPPAATKTLTVISKMRPQFEERILDERRPVTHTHIHDDWFVLLDVGQKKSVVSTHRGTRPVSAPVFSQAALAEAGIPMAPFDQPQTSTPIKTGRLEERKLEVTVEAVEPSKIETVVEVKPAVWRNQREVNSSLITTINGDMQHESEAVSTEVVRMRKKRAKKIEGDSIYMRHSLLMLEEFDKPHEDLLKHHANISELKRNFMEAVPEQRPNEWDKRLSTHSPFRTLGINGQPLPSADGSACISLLCNGSETKASHTKTSTNVGFSGKTSPTVSHTGEPDSGDSHLGDPVEEESFDQEEVVVFETSLLPIIEEEMAQLPPSLDPCCRGLNETQEEEEEGSNPEVMEGSGRIVGSSQASYFRSDGPRVICCFQPPLVQTQTVTITAVSNSLSSGIATTEVPVVPTKTFIYASSKETDDGTEDKDGTTTSSSKTVTSEDIGGTSVTTTTTHISKVVKSGSSETRVEKRIVITADSDMDQDKEKAAGASAL